The following are from one region of the Magallana gigas chromosome 6, xbMagGiga1.1, whole genome shotgun sequence genome:
- the LOC136276260 gene encoding uncharacterized protein, with protein MSLNIEKQQEAEEVFRDLDRDGNGFIDESELATALRRVGLNPSLKEIQSMIGEVDSDGNRKLDFDEFLRYVKHTYKDPDEIRCNLTEAFKVFDANKDGFISREELKAVLTKMGEKLSEKEFDEMVRVADSNGDGRIDYEEYVNMMCQSTE; from the exons ATGAGTTTGAACATTGAAAAACAACAAG AAGCTGAGGAAGTGTTTCGTGATCTGGACAGAGACGGGAACGGTTTTATTGATGAGTCAGAGCTGGCGACAGCCCTCAGGAGAGTAGGCTTAAACCCCTCCCTCAAAGAAATTCAATCGATGATCGGCGAAGTTGACAGTGATG GAAACCGAAAATTAGATTTTGACGAATTTCTACGATATGTAAAACACACTTATAAAGATCCCGATGAAATAAGGTGCAATCTCACAGAGGCATTCAAGGTATTTGATGCAAATAAAGACGGTTTCATTTCTCGAGAGGAACTTAAGGCAGTGCTGACAAAAATGGGTGAGAAACTCTCTGAGAAAGAATTTGATGAAATGGTCCGAGTAGCCGACAGCAACGGAGACGGGAGAATTGATTATGaag aatATGTCAACATGATGTGTCAATCGACCGAATAG
- the LOC105319976 gene encoding uncharacterized protein, which yields MVDQLSAEIKKDFKETFNLFDKDGDGTISTNELAMVMRSLGQNPSDAELEIMLKGVDEDGNGSIDFEEFVLMMAKKLEKTNTEDEIREAFKLFDKDNNGCITVTELRNILTETGQKIRPEEADELMKAIDTDGDGKIDYEEFCRMMSER from the exons ATG GTAGATCAATTATCGGCAGAAATTAAGAAag ATTTTAAAGAGACTTTTAACCTGTTCGACAAGGATGGGGACGGGACGATATCCACCAATGAGCTGGCGATGGTGATGAGGTCATTGGGACAGAACCCCTCCGATGCTGAACTAGAAATCATGCTCAAGGGTGTAGACGAAGACG GGAATGGTTCCATCGACTTTGAAGAATTCGTTTTAATGATGGCCAAGAAATTGGAAAAGACGAATACAGAAGATGAAATTCGTGAAGCGTTCAAACTGTTTGATAAAGACAATAATGGATGCATTACAGTGACCGAGTTAAGGAACATTTTAACTGAAACGGGGCAGAAGATACGACCCGAGGAAGCAGACGAACTAATGAAGGCAATAGACACAGACGGGGATGGAAAAATCGACTATGAAG AGTTCTGCAGAATGATGTCCGAGAGGTGA